A window from Hymenobacter volaticus encodes these proteins:
- a CDS encoding HAD family hydrolase: MPYSLLLFDYDGTLCDTHRAIKHSMRRTFEILGYPPPDETLMDEAVGRGLLLPEMLLWLHPPGTPPLPAVWVNTYRAIYNTESEELVTLFPGVEQVLVAAAANGKESVVISNKGLPLLENSLSRFGLRHYFSLVLGDTPDRQLPLKPDPAMFTQVIQPRFSAISPGATLMIGDTAPDLRFARNCGIASCWASYGFGQENDNLPLQPTYRINSLPELLPLLQ, encoded by the coding sequence ATGCCCTATTCCTTACTGCTCTTCGACTACGACGGTACCCTTTGCGATACACATCGGGCCATCAAGCATTCCATGCGTCGCACGTTTGAGATACTAGGCTATCCGCCGCCCGATGAAACGTTGATGGATGAAGCAGTAGGGCGGGGGCTGTTGCTGCCCGAAATGCTGCTCTGGCTGCATCCGCCCGGTACGCCGCCGCTGCCTGCTGTTTGGGTGAATACTTACCGCGCCATCTACAACACCGAATCCGAAGAGCTGGTTACCCTATTTCCGGGCGTGGAGCAGGTGCTGGTTGCTGCTGCGGCCAATGGCAAGGAGTCGGTGGTTATTAGCAACAAAGGGTTGCCGTTGCTAGAAAATTCGCTCAGTCGGTTTGGCTTGCGGCACTATTTCAGCCTTGTGCTCGGCGATACGCCCGACCGGCAACTGCCCCTCAAACCCGACCCGGCCATGTTCACCCAAGTGATTCAGCCCCGATTCTCGGCCATTAGCCCCGGTGCCACACTCATGATAGGCGACACAGCGCCCGACTTGCGTTTTGCCCGCAACTGCGGCATTGCCTCTTGCTGGGCCAGCTATGGCTTCGGGCAAGAAAACGATAATCTGCCCCTTCAGCCCACCTACCGCATCAATTCTCTACCTGAGCTCTTACCACTACTTCAATAA
- a CDS encoding nucleotidyltransferase domain-containing protein produces the protein MHARIQNALSQLEARHNIRILYACESGSRAWGFPSPDSDYDVRFIYAHPTDWYLTLDEGADTLNFPVDDELDLAGWELRKALKLLRGSNAALFEWLQSPVVYAETASFQAELIPHLTSCWNARAGLNHYTGLMRRGVEDDLVAADVRLKRLFYALRSSLAARWIQLQPTEVPPMEFQLLCQVLPPELDDTVNELLSRKATADEKTTVPRPALLVDFLRAEYEAVLAARATLPITRVADPTPALDALFRTLLVAPF, from the coding sequence GTGCACGCCCGCATCCAAAACGCCCTTAGCCAGCTCGAAGCTCGCCACAACATCCGCATCCTTTATGCGTGCGAATCGGGTAGCCGAGCCTGGGGCTTCCCCTCCCCAGATTCCGACTACGACGTGCGGTTCATCTACGCCCACCCCACCGACTGGTACCTAACTCTTGATGAGGGCGCTGACACGCTCAATTTTCCGGTAGATGACGAACTAGACCTGGCCGGTTGGGAACTGCGCAAAGCGCTAAAGCTGCTACGCGGCTCCAATGCGGCGCTTTTCGAGTGGCTACAGTCGCCGGTGGTGTATGCGGAAACGGCTAGCTTTCAAGCGGAACTGATCCCGCACCTGACAAGCTGCTGGAACGCGCGGGCGGGGCTGAATCACTACACCGGACTGATGCGGCGCGGGGTAGAAGACGATTTGGTTGCGGCAGACGTGCGGTTGAAGCGGCTTTTTTACGCCCTGCGCTCCTCGTTGGCGGCCCGCTGGATTCAGCTGCAACCCACCGAGGTGCCGCCCATGGAGTTTCAGTTGTTGTGCCAGGTGCTGCCGCCCGAGCTGGACGATACCGTAAACGAGTTGCTGTCTCGAAAGGCCACGGCCGACGAGAAAACCACTGTGCCTCGTCCAGCGCTGCTGGTCGATTTTCTGCGAGCGGAATACGAGGCCGTGCTGGCAGCACGCGCCACGTTGCCCATTACCAGAGTGGCCGACCCTACGCCCGCGCTAGACGCCTTGTTCCGAACCTTGCTTGTAGCTCCTTTCTAA
- a CDS encoding alpha/beta hydrolase — MQQKKAAFLLAPVLAAGFLTWVWRSKPYTIQADNCATITSAGRIRLALLRQLIKRGGPSRRKLGVPKETMRTIEQREVATAYGAAPVTFYWPETTTEPLPVYVNFHGGGFVLGFPGQDDLLCRYLAHHAQCVVVNVDYTLAPEHPFPAAVYQCYEVVKWVHEQASALGYDASRLAIGGHSAGGNFAAAVALLVKERQEFALALQILDYPSLNLAERTDHKHVLRRKKQVLPVELASFFKHMYVPRPADCLNPLASPLLAEDLTGLAPALIITAEYDLLRDDGNEYAQKLREQGVAVTHEEFKGVDHAFTHFGPKEPAQRAWNLMLTCLKQALHGSAQPNAFAESTADLATAPALNAVLPNF, encoded by the coding sequence ATGCAACAGAAGAAAGCGGCTTTTTTACTGGCACCCGTCTTGGCGGCCGGGTTCCTTACGTGGGTGTGGCGGAGCAAGCCCTACACTATTCAGGCAGACAACTGCGCGACTATTACCTCGGCGGGCCGCATCCGGTTGGCTCTGCTGCGCCAGCTTATTAAGCGCGGCGGACCTTCGCGCCGCAAGCTTGGCGTCCCGAAGGAAACGATGCGCACCATCGAGCAGCGGGAAGTAGCCACGGCGTACGGTGCGGCTCCCGTCACGTTTTACTGGCCTGAAACCACTACGGAGCCGCTGCCGGTGTATGTCAATTTTCATGGCGGCGGTTTTGTGCTCGGCTTCCCTGGTCAGGACGATCTGCTGTGCCGATACCTGGCGCATCATGCGCAATGTGTGGTGGTGAACGTCGATTACACGTTGGCGCCCGAGCACCCGTTTCCGGCGGCCGTCTATCAGTGCTACGAGGTGGTGAAGTGGGTGCACGAGCAGGCCTCTGCCTTGGGCTATGATGCCAGCCGCCTAGCCATTGGCGGCCACAGCGCGGGCGGCAACTTTGCGGCGGCGGTAGCGCTGTTGGTGAAAGAGCGCCAGGAGTTTGCGCTGGCCTTGCAGATTCTAGACTACCCTTCGCTCAACCTAGCCGAGCGCACCGACCACAAGCACGTACTGCGCCGCAAGAAACAAGTGCTTCCGGTCGAGCTGGCGTCGTTTTTCAAGCACATGTACGTGCCTCGCCCCGCCGACTGTCTCAATCCGCTGGCTTCGCCCTTGCTAGCCGAAGACCTGACCGGCTTGGCACCCGCCCTCATTATCACGGCCGAGTACGACCTGCTGCGCGACGATGGCAACGAATACGCGCAGAAATTGCGGGAGCAAGGCGTAGCCGTCACCCACGAGGAATTTAAAGGCGTAGATCATGCTTTCACTCATTTCGGCCCCAAAGAGCCCGCACAACGCGCTTGGAACCTGATGCTTACCTGTTTAAAGCAGGCCCTACACGGTTCAGCTCAACCTAATGCATTTGCAGAATCAACTGCGGATTTAGCAACCGCCCCCGCGCTGAATGCCGTACTACCAAACTTCTAA
- a CDS encoding M28 family metallopeptidase codes for MSFSTRRFFSWRRTAPVCLLGLSLAGCQSQTSTATTETTTEAKTESDPAATPTGAISTASIRKYLQAVSSDDMQGRKPFTVGEERSTKYLADQFKQLGLKPGPDGSYFQAVPMVEITGTPAATMQIKGNGQNLSFTYKTDFVAFTQREQPQVPVSNSPLVFAGYGVVAPEYKWDDYAGLDVKGKTVVVLVNDPGNAGNDTTFFNGKAMTYYGRWTYKYEEAARHGAAGVLIVHDTKPAAYPWSVVLSGATSPKLRAQTPNKGADKCALEGWLTMDAAKKLFQAAGQNYDQLYAAANKPGFRPRPLGDLTLTASIANKLRRQTSRNVLAVLPGTTRANEYIVYSAHWDHFGVGKAIAGDSIYNGAVDDGTGLAALLSIAEAFQKAPQKPARSIVFLAVTGEEQGLLGSAYYAQHPPYPLNKTVADLNMDMLWPYGEMKDLTVIGYGQSELEDYARAAAKEQDRYVLPDQTPETGMFYRSDHFNFAHVGVPSLYASGGFESRTRGKEYIAEQRQNYTTNMYHKPADQFDPSWDLSGIAQDAQLYFRVGQRLAGETTFPQWRAGSEFKGARDKSMNGR; via the coding sequence ATGTCTTTCTCAACTCGTCGTTTCTTTTCTTGGCGCCGGACGGCACCGGTGTGTTTACTTGGCCTATCATTAGCCGGCTGCCAGTCCCAAACATCTACTGCCACCACAGAGACTACTACAGAAGCCAAGACAGAGTCCGACCCAGCTGCTACCCCAACCGGCGCCATTTCAACGGCTAGCATCCGCAAGTATCTGCAAGCTGTTTCTTCCGACGATATGCAGGGTCGCAAGCCGTTCACGGTGGGCGAAGAACGCAGTACCAAGTACTTAGCCGACCAGTTCAAACAGCTCGGCCTCAAGCCTGGCCCCGATGGCAGCTACTTCCAGGCCGTGCCCATGGTGGAAATTACGGGTACGCCCGCTGCCACCATGCAAATCAAAGGCAACGGCCAGAACCTGAGCTTTACGTACAAAACTGACTTTGTGGCCTTCACCCAACGCGAGCAGCCACAGGTGCCCGTCAGCAACTCGCCGTTGGTATTTGCCGGCTACGGCGTGGTGGCACCCGAGTATAAATGGGACGATTACGCGGGCCTCGATGTGAAGGGCAAAACGGTAGTGGTTCTCGTCAATGACCCCGGCAACGCGGGCAACGATACCACTTTCTTCAACGGCAAGGCCATGACCTATTACGGCCGCTGGACCTACAAATACGAGGAAGCCGCCCGCCACGGCGCGGCCGGTGTGCTGATTGTGCACGACACCAAGCCGGCCGCCTACCCTTGGTCGGTGGTGCTGAGCGGGGCCACCAGCCCGAAGCTGCGCGCCCAAACGCCCAACAAAGGCGCCGATAAGTGCGCTCTGGAAGGCTGGCTGACCATGGACGCTGCCAAGAAGCTGTTCCAGGCCGCCGGCCAGAACTACGACCAACTCTATGCCGCAGCCAACAAGCCCGGCTTCCGCCCCCGTCCCCTCGGCGACCTTACGCTTACGGCCAGCATAGCCAACAAGCTCCGCCGCCAGACCAGCCGCAACGTGCTGGCCGTGCTGCCCGGCACTACCCGCGCCAACGAATACATCGTCTACTCCGCGCATTGGGACCATTTCGGGGTGGGCAAAGCCATTGCTGGCGACTCCATCTACAACGGCGCCGTCGACGATGGTACCGGCCTGGCCGCCTTGCTGAGCATCGCCGAAGCGTTCCAGAAAGCCCCGCAGAAGCCTGCCCGCAGCATTGTGTTCCTGGCCGTGACCGGCGAAGAGCAGGGCCTGCTCGGCTCGGCCTACTACGCCCAGCACCCGCCCTATCCGCTCAACAAAACCGTGGCCGACCTGAACATGGACATGCTCTGGCCCTACGGCGAGATGAAAGACCTGACCGTCATTGGCTACGGCCAATCGGAGCTAGAGGACTACGCCCGTGCGGCAGCCAAAGAGCAGGACCGCTACGTGCTGCCCGACCAAACGCCTGAAACCGGCATGTTCTACCGCTCCGACCACTTCAACTTCGCCCACGTGGGCGTGCCTTCGCTTTACGCCAGCGGCGGCTTCGAGAGCCGCACCCGCGGCAAAGAGTACATTGCCGAGCAGCGCCAGAACTACACCACCAACATGTACCACAAGCCCGCCGACCAGTTCGACCCGAGTTGGGACCTATCTGGCATCGCCCAGGATGCCCAACTCTACTTCCGCGTCGGTCAGCGCTTGGCTGGCGAAACCACGTTCCCGCAGTGGCGCGCCGGCTCGGAGTTCAAAGGTGCCCGGGACAAGAGTATGAATGGGCGGTAA
- a CDS encoding acetyl-CoA carboxylase carboxyltransferase subunit alpha, producing the protein MLLDFEQPIAALEGKLREMQQLALDSQVDVSDAVAALEAKIKTLKKETYANLTRWQRVQLSRHPERPYTLDYIEGMSEKFVELHGDRTVADDKAMIGGFAELNGRSVMFIGQQKGRNTKQRQFRNFGMPNPEGYRKALRLMKLAEKFGKPIITLIDTPGAFPGLEAEERGQGEAIARNLKEMFLLKVPVICIIIGEGASGGALGIAIGDRVLMLENTWYSVISPESCSSILWRSWDYKEQAAEALKLTATDMLAAKLVDGIVKEPLGGAHTDVPKIIQALKKTIIKTLDELEALPHEERISQRIDKFSAMGVVME; encoded by the coding sequence ATGCTCCTTGATTTCGAACAACCCATTGCTGCCCTCGAAGGCAAGCTCCGCGAAATGCAACAGTTGGCTCTCGACAGCCAAGTAGATGTTTCGGATGCTGTAGCTGCTCTTGAGGCCAAAATCAAAACCCTTAAAAAGGAAACCTACGCCAATCTGACCCGCTGGCAACGGGTGCAGCTGTCGCGCCATCCCGAACGACCCTATACGCTCGATTACATCGAGGGCATGAGCGAGAAGTTTGTGGAGCTGCACGGCGACCGGACCGTGGCCGACGACAAAGCCATGATTGGAGGGTTTGCCGAGCTGAATGGCCGCTCTGTTATGTTTATTGGGCAGCAGAAGGGTCGTAACACCAAGCAGCGGCAGTTTCGCAACTTCGGTATGCCCAATCCTGAGGGCTACCGCAAAGCACTGCGCCTAATGAAGCTCGCCGAAAAGTTTGGCAAGCCAATTATCACCTTGATTGACACGCCTGGAGCTTTTCCCGGCTTGGAAGCCGAGGAGCGGGGCCAGGGCGAAGCCATTGCCCGCAACCTTAAAGAAATGTTCCTGCTGAAGGTGCCGGTTATCTGCATCATTATTGGCGAAGGAGCTTCGGGTGGCGCTCTTGGCATTGCTATCGGCGACCGGGTGCTGATGCTGGAAAACACGTGGTACTCGGTTATTTCGCCCGAGTCGTGCTCTAGTATTTTGTGGCGCTCCTGGGATTACAAAGAGCAAGCAGCCGAGGCGCTTAAACTCACCGCTACCGATATGCTGGCGGCCAAGCTAGTCGATGGAATTGTGAAGGAGCCTCTCGGCGGTGCGCATACCGACGTGCCAAAGATCATTCAGGCACTCAAGAAAACCATCATCAAAACCCTCGACGAACTGGAAGCCCTTCCCCACGAGGAACGCATCAGCCAGCGCATCGATAAGTTCTCGGCTATGGGGGTGGTGATGGAGTAG
- a CDS encoding ADP-ribosylglycohydrolase family protein: MPTILESQLRAALLGLAVGDALGVPVEFQSRTARRQDPVVHMRAYGTHNQPAGTWSDDASLTFCLAEAIADGLTVGKVAENCCRWYYQNFWTPHGVVFDIGITTREAINRLRADSDLLLAGSTDEYSNGNGSLMRILPLAFYQPEAPLTERFALISDVSAVTHGHVRSAIACFLYLEMARHLLAGLAPTAAYAQLCSEAPAQLYQLKIAAREADQFERILSGRLPNMAVTAINSGGYVMHTLEAAFWCLLRHDTFAETVLAAVNLGDDTDTTGAVVGAWPESTTAKLLFQPSG; encoded by the coding sequence ATGCCTACTATTTTAGAATCACAACTTCGTGCTGCCTTACTCGGGCTTGCCGTTGGCGATGCGCTTGGCGTACCCGTGGAGTTTCAAAGCCGTACGGCCCGCCGCCAAGATCCGGTGGTGCACATGCGCGCTTATGGTACCCATAACCAACCCGCAGGTACGTGGTCCGATGATGCCTCGCTCACGTTCTGCTTGGCCGAAGCAATAGCCGATGGCTTGACAGTGGGTAAGGTAGCCGAGAATTGCTGCCGGTGGTACTACCAAAATTTCTGGACGCCCCACGGCGTGGTATTCGACATTGGCATTACCACGCGTGAGGCCATTAACCGCCTGAGAGCAGACAGCGACCTACTATTGGCTGGCAGCACCGACGAGTACAGCAATGGCAATGGCTCACTTATGCGCATCTTGCCGCTAGCCTTTTACCAGCCAGAAGCGCCCTTAACTGAGCGCTTCGCCCTAATTTCTGATGTGTCGGCGGTTACGCATGGGCATGTGCGCTCGGCTATTGCCTGTTTTCTATATCTGGAAATGGCGCGTCACCTGCTCGCGGGGCTCGCACCAACTGCCGCTTATGCACAACTATGCTCAGAAGCACCAGCTCAGTTATACCAGCTCAAGATTGCAGCTCGCGAAGCCGACCAGTTTGAACGTATTCTAAGCGGCCGTCTGCCCAATATGGCTGTCACGGCTATCAACAGCGGTGGATACGTGATGCACACTTTGGAAGCCGCGTTCTGGTGCCTGCTCCGCCACGATACCTTTGCCGAAACAGTGTTGGCCGCCGTCAACCTCGGCGACGATACCGATACAACTGGCGCCGTAGTAGGGGCCTGGCCGGAATCTACTACGGCGAAGCTGCTATTCCAGCCGAGTGGCTAG
- a CDS encoding patatin-like phospholipase family protein: MLAALDELALPLARLAGVSSGAIAATFYAAGFAPREILRLFTSVNFTRLTRISLSRYGLLRLDAVQVLLAQHLGAECTFADLQRPLTLVATDLTEGISIYFSEGLLIPPLLASSAVPILYRPVEFEGRQLVDGGLLNNLPVEPLLDKGLRIVGVNCNPINRAARVTTFRTLVERTLNLAINANTTLNKQKCDLLIEPPELRLYRTLDYRLAQELFDIGYQHTMGQAAALTALLHGAASA, from the coding sequence GTGCTGGCCGCCCTCGATGAGCTAGCGCTGCCGCTGGCCCGACTAGCCGGAGTGTCGTCGGGAGCTATTGCGGCCACGTTTTACGCCGCCGGCTTTGCACCCCGCGAGATTCTGCGGCTCTTCACGAGCGTCAATTTCACCCGCTTGACGCGTATCTCGCTTAGCCGTTATGGCTTGTTGCGCCTCGATGCCGTGCAGGTTCTATTGGCCCAGCACCTCGGAGCCGAGTGCACGTTTGCTGATTTGCAGCGGCCGCTCACGCTGGTTGCCACCGATTTAACAGAAGGTATATCCATCTATTTCTCGGAAGGGTTGCTGATTCCGCCTCTTTTGGCTTCATCGGCCGTGCCCATTCTGTACCGGCCCGTAGAGTTTGAAGGGCGGCAACTCGTAGATGGCGGGCTACTCAACAACTTGCCCGTAGAACCGCTTCTAGATAAAGGTCTGCGGATAGTGGGTGTCAATTGCAACCCCATCAACCGCGCGGCGCGCGTCACAACGTTCCGGACGCTGGTAGAACGGACGCTCAACTTGGCCATCAACGCCAATACCACGCTCAACAAGCAGAAATGTGACTTGCTGATCGAGCCACCCGAGCTGCGCCTATACCGCACGCTGGACTACCGCCTCGCCCAGGAACTGTTCGATATCGGCTATCAGCATACGATGGGCCAAGC
- a CDS encoding nucleotidyltransferase domain-containing protein: MTISDLRQRGLILFEAISGSRAYGTNLPHSDTDLKGIFILPEEEFYGLEYVPQVANATNDEVFYELRRFVELLLKNNPTVLELLGTPEDCVVYRHPLFEAFRAEVFLSKLCRQSFAEYAVAQIRKAKGLNKKINHPEPPSRKSVLDFCYVTVGAGAQPVQQWLTRQGISAAQCGLANVPHLTDLYALFIDDNPDGRHGYRGLVRDPETSQDVLLSAVPKGEMPVAYLSFNRNGYSTYCRVFREYHEWVAKRNAERYQNTVQHGKNYDAKNMLHVFRLLRMAEEIALTSQLQVRRPDREFLLAIRRGEFEYEELVQQAETLVARVEAAFAASCLPEAPNKAAAELLLIQARRAWYASVK, translated from the coding sequence ATGACCATTTCCGACCTGCGCCAGCGCGGCCTTATTCTCTTTGAAGCCATTAGCGGCAGCCGTGCTTACGGTACCAATTTACCTCACTCGGATACCGATTTGAAGGGCATATTCATTTTGCCGGAAGAAGAATTCTACGGCTTGGAATACGTGCCGCAAGTGGCCAACGCCACCAACGACGAGGTGTTCTACGAATTGCGCCGCTTCGTTGAATTACTGCTCAAAAACAACCCCACCGTGCTGGAATTGCTCGGCACGCCCGAGGACTGTGTGGTGTACCGCCACCCTCTATTCGAGGCATTTCGGGCCGAAGTTTTTCTCTCCAAGCTTTGCCGGCAGAGCTTTGCCGAGTACGCCGTAGCGCAGATTAGGAAAGCCAAAGGTCTGAACAAGAAAATCAACCATCCCGAACCGCCCAGCCGTAAATCGGTGCTGGATTTCTGCTATGTGACGGTAGGCGCAGGCGCGCAGCCGGTGCAGCAGTGGCTAACTCGGCAGGGTATCAGCGCCGCGCAGTGCGGCCTAGCCAACGTGCCGCACCTCACCGACCTCTACGCCTTGTTCATCGACGACAACCCCGACGGCCGCCACGGCTACCGGGGCCTTGTGCGCGACCCGGAAACTTCGCAGGACGTGTTGCTATCGGCGGTGCCGAAAGGGGAGATGCCGGTAGCGTATCTGAGTTTCAATCGCAACGGCTACAGCACCTACTGTCGGGTGTTTCGGGAGTACCACGAGTGGGTAGCCAAGCGCAACGCCGAGCGGTACCAGAACACCGTGCAACACGGCAAAAACTACGACGCCAAAAACATGCTGCACGTGTTTCGGCTCTTGCGCATGGCCGAGGAAATTGCCCTCACCAGCCAGCTCCAAGTCCGCCGCCCCGACCGGGAGTTCCTACTAGCCATCCGCCGGGGCGAGTTCGAATATGAGGAGCTAGTGCAGCAAGCAGAAACCCTGGTAGCGCGAGTGGAGGCCGCCTTCGCCGCATCCTGCCTGCCCGAAGCGCCCAACAAAGCCGCCGCTGAGCTACTGCTAATTCAAGCGCGGCGGGCGTGGTACGCATCCGTTAAATAA
- a CDS encoding MBL fold metallo-hydrolase codes for MQIYTLDTGLFKLDGGAMFGVVPKSMWQKLNPADDNNMCTWAMRCLLVEDGNRLVLIDNGIGDKQDQKFRGHFYLHGDDTLEKSLRARGFTAADITDVFLTHLHFDHCGGSVVRTPDDKLQLAFPNATYWSNQAHWDWAVTPNPREKASFLKENILPIQESGHLQFVGTGAGVPDALPSFQEIIFADGHTEKMMLPKFTYKDRTVVFMADLLPSTGHVPLPYVMAYDMRPLVTMTEKEQVLRRAADENWVLVLEHDPSVECCTVQHTDKGIRLAETFRLDEL; via the coding sequence ATGCAAATTTATACGCTCGATACAGGTCTGTTTAAGTTGGATGGCGGTGCCATGTTTGGGGTAGTGCCCAAAAGCATGTGGCAAAAGCTGAACCCAGCCGACGACAACAACATGTGTACTTGGGCCATGCGCTGCCTGCTGGTGGAAGATGGCAACCGCCTAGTGCTCATTGACAACGGCATTGGCGACAAGCAAGATCAGAAGTTTCGTGGTCATTTCTACTTGCACGGCGACGACACGCTGGAAAAATCGTTACGGGCACGGGGCTTCACCGCCGCCGATATTACGGATGTGTTCCTGACCCACTTGCACTTCGACCACTGCGGCGGCTCGGTAGTGCGTACCCCCGACGACAAGCTGCAACTGGCTTTTCCAAATGCTACGTATTGGAGCAACCAAGCGCATTGGGATTGGGCCGTAACGCCTAACCCGCGCGAAAAGGCTAGTTTCCTGAAGGAAAACATCTTGCCGATTCAGGAAAGCGGCCATTTGCAGTTCGTCGGAACCGGTGCTGGCGTGCCCGATGCCTTGCCTAGCTTCCAGGAAATCATCTTCGCTGATGGGCACACCGAGAAAATGATGCTGCCCAAGTTCACTTATAAAGACCGCACGGTGGTGTTCATGGCTGATTTGCTGCCTAGCACTGGGCATGTGCCGTTGCCTTACGTAATGGCCTATGACATGCGCCCGCTCGTGACCATGACCGAAAAAGAGCAAGTGCTGCGCCGCGCCGCCGATGAAAACTGGGTGTTAGTACTCGAGCACGACCCCAGCGTGGAATGCTGCACCGTGCAGCACACCGACAAAGGAATTCGCTTGGCCGAGACCTTCCGCCTAGACGAATTGTAG
- the gapS4a gene encoding GapS4a family protein, with protein sequence MGETSKKRGEFGEDIVERLLTLIGWDNLLTGRDLECFNPIEHSISTRDRANHGVDFIYQYDCPLFSDTQMFILTSSKFNDKYPSNPTSKFKAHLRDIAYALDCFKKSSIRSKLKNTDIRYTCKQTGVIFWLDNSSSYDNVLERLTDFKIDDSLQFDTVYLVDNHRARFIHDTITFAKRQFSGKTVEFFHPTTGFNNTVKNRISSSDTLPVQYINSSILPLKVIDDESEYLIINCIDKFEEDTLRKLLSLSQKLTENWGQKVYILFPDFNHDMYSSTVEDIKLELKDKRFAKKVIVSSFNITFRTVEQF encoded by the coding sequence ATGGGGGAAACTTCTAAAAAACGAGGTGAATTTGGAGAAGACATAGTAGAAAGGCTTCTCACTCTGATAGGCTGGGATAATTTACTTACAGGACGAGACTTAGAATGTTTTAATCCGATAGAGCATTCTATATCAACTAGAGATAGAGCAAATCATGGTGTTGACTTTATTTATCAATATGATTGCCCTTTATTTAGTGACACACAAATGTTTATATTGACATCATCAAAATTCAATGATAAATATCCGTCAAATCCTACTAGCAAGTTCAAAGCTCACCTACGAGATATTGCTTATGCTTTAGACTGTTTTAAGAAATCATCGATAAGGAGCAAACTAAAAAATACGGACATAAGATATACTTGTAAACAAACAGGTGTTATTTTCTGGCTTGACAATTCAAGTTCATACGACAATGTACTTGAGCGTTTAACTGATTTTAAAATAGACGATTCATTACAATTTGACACAGTTTATCTTGTTGACAATCATCGTGCACGTTTCATACATGATACTATCACGTTTGCCAAAAGACAATTTTCTGGCAAAACGGTAGAATTCTTTCATCCGACAACAGGATTCAATAACACTGTCAAAAACAGAATAAGTAGCAGCGATACGCTACCCGTTCAATATATAAATAGCAGCATTCTCCCTCTAAAAGTAATTGACGATGAAAGTGAATATCTCATAATCAATTGTATTGACAAGTTTGAAGAAGATACTTTAAGAAAGTTATTGAGCCTTTCTCAAAAACTAACAGAAAACTGGGGACAAAAGGTATATATTCTATTCCCCGATTTCAATCATGATATGTACTCATCTACAGTAGAAGATATAAAGCTAGAATTAAAAGACAAGCGTTTTGCAAAAAAAGTTATAGTAAGTTCTTTTAACATAACGTTTCGAACAGTTGAACAATTCTAA
- a CDS encoding SDR family oxidoreductase, giving the protein MPSNTILVVGGNGIIGRNAVNYLLSTGNWNTLVTSASALDYETSARYVQLDLLDPEAVAKQAEQLREVTHVLYAAYIEGKTLAAQTQVNLALLRNLVTGLEQIAPDFRHITFIQGGKAYGAHLGRYKTPALETDPRHFPPNFYYSQEDFLREQSAGKPWSWTAVRPDIVVGFAVGNPMNLANLIAVYASLCKELKVPFRFPGSLQAYQVLVNVTDATLLAKGMEWVATHDECNEEIYNVTNGDIFRWSQLWPKFAEYFGVEYAEPITFPLQEYMADKADLWQQMVQKYNLKPHTLDELAQWPFGDFIFNVEADAFFDVNKLRRAGFHDMHLDSFTSFRNQFEQLKAEKIIP; this is encoded by the coding sequence ATGCCTAGTAACACCATTCTGGTAGTCGGCGGCAACGGCATTATTGGCCGTAATGCCGTGAACTATCTGCTCTCCACCGGCAACTGGAATACGCTGGTCACGTCGGCCTCGGCGCTGGATTATGAAACCTCAGCGCGCTATGTGCAGCTGGATTTGCTGGACCCCGAGGCCGTAGCGAAGCAAGCCGAACAGTTGCGCGAGGTTACACACGTACTTTATGCGGCCTATATCGAAGGCAAAACGCTGGCTGCTCAAACTCAGGTGAATTTGGCGCTGCTGCGCAACCTCGTGACGGGCTTAGAGCAGATTGCCCCCGACTTCCGGCACATCACCTTCATTCAAGGTGGCAAAGCGTACGGTGCCCACCTCGGCCGCTACAAAACACCGGCCCTTGAAACCGACCCACGCCACTTCCCGCCGAACTTCTACTACAGCCAAGAAGACTTTCTGCGCGAGCAATCGGCGGGAAAGCCGTGGAGCTGGACGGCCGTGCGCCCCGATATTGTGGTGGGTTTCGCCGTGGGCAACCCCATGAATCTAGCCAACCTGATTGCTGTGTATGCCAGCTTGTGCAAGGAGCTGAAGGTGCCGTTCCGCTTTCCGGGTAGCCTACAAGCTTATCAGGTGCTAGTAAACGTGACCGACGCCACACTGCTGGCCAAGGGCATGGAGTGGGTGGCAACGCACGACGAATGCAACGAGGAAATCTACAACGTCACCAACGGCGACATATTCCGGTGGAGCCAGTTGTGGCCTAAGTTTGCCGAGTATTTCGGCGTGGAGTACGCCGAGCCCATCACGTTTCCGCTGCAAGAGTACATGGCCGATAAAGCCGACCTGTGGCAGCAGATGGTGCAGAAATACAATCTCAAACCTCACACCCTCGACGAGCTAGCACAGTGGCCCTTCGGCGACTTCATCTTCAACGTGGAAGCCGATGCCTTTTTCGACGTCAACAAGCTGCGCCGCGCCGGTTTCCACGACATGCACCTCGACAGCTTCACGTCTTTCCGCAACCAGTTCGAGCAGTTGAAAGCCGAGAAAATCATCCCGTAG